The Halobellus sp. MBLA0158 genome has a window encoding:
- a CDS encoding TRAP transporter small permease subunit yields MGTDWFDRITVAIGVLLLHVMLVVGVVQVLSRYVSFPIDLYWTYEVARTTLALLSILAIPYLFKNNADISFLPVLRRITDRTDQLLLVRNVLMGGLSVVLVWSAYVAAQTAGDTGLPLISWFKVGWGYLFFGVSAAVLLVAVLDDTRRRLGEIREGI; encoded by the coding sequence ATGGGAACAGACTGGTTCGATAGGATCACCGTCGCGATCGGCGTACTACTGTTGCACGTGATGTTGGTGGTGGGCGTCGTTCAGGTTCTCAGCCGGTACGTGTCGTTTCCGATCGACCTGTACTGGACCTACGAAGTCGCCAGGACGACCCTCGCGCTCTTGTCGATCCTCGCGATTCCGTATCTCTTCAAGAACAACGCGGACATCTCCTTCCTGCCGGTCCTCCGGCGGATCACCGATCGAACGGACCAGCTCTTGCTCGTCCGCAACGTCCTGATGGGGGGGCTGTCGGTCGTCCTCGTCTGGTCGGCCTACGTCGCCGCACAGACCGCCGGCGACACGGGGCTACCCCTCATCAGTTGGTTCAAGGTGGGGTGGGGCTACCTGTTCTTCGGCGTCAGCGCGGCGGTCCTCTTGGTGGCCGTCCTCGACGACACGCGGCGTCGGCTCGGTGAGATCCGGGAGGGGATCTGA